The following are encoded together in the Bradyrhizobium genosp. L genome:
- a CDS encoding superoxide dismutase — translation MTFTLPDLPYAHDALAPYMSKETLEFHHDKHHQAYVTNGNNAIKGTEFEGKSLEEIVKGSFGKNAAVFNNAGQHYNHLHFWKWMKPNGGGSKLPGRLEKKINEDLGGFEKFKTDFAAAGVGQFGSGWAWLQIKGGKLEIAKTPNGENPLVHGAVPILGVDVWEHSYYIDYRNRRPDYLKAFVDSLVNWDYVDELFGKAG, via the coding sequence ATGACCTTCACGCTACCCGATCTGCCCTACGCCCATGACGCCCTTGCGCCCTACATGTCTAAGGAAACGCTGGAGTTTCACCACGACAAGCATCACCAGGCCTACGTCACCAACGGCAACAACGCGATCAAGGGGACCGAATTCGAAGGCAAGTCCCTCGAGGAGATCGTGAAAGGCTCGTTCGGCAAGAACGCCGCCGTCTTCAACAATGCCGGCCAGCATTACAACCACCTCCACTTCTGGAAGTGGATGAAGCCGAATGGCGGCGGCAGCAAGCTGCCCGGCCGTCTGGAAAAGAAGATCAACGAGGATCTCGGCGGCTTCGAGAAGTTCAAGACCGACTTCGCCGCCGCCGGCGTCGGCCAGTTCGGCTCCGGCTGGGCCTGGCTCCAGATCAAGGGCGGCAAGCTCGAGATCGCCAAGACCCCGAACGGCGAGAACCCGCTGGTGCACGGCGCGGTGCCGATCCTCGGCGTCGACGTTTGGGAGCACTCCTACTACATCGACTACCGCAACCGTCGTCCGGATTATCTCAAGGCGTTCGTCGACAGCCTGGTCAACTGGGATTATGTCGACGAGCTGTTCGGCAAGGCCGGCTGA
- a CDS encoding GNAT family N-acetyltransferase has protein sequence MSIEIDILNGDASWQQAEPLHRAVWPRDVTARQPWAHIEWANADLRVLIDAPDGSGLACHVGIYFRTVIWNGHKVHIGGIGGVSTRTDCRKRGYASLAIDAAIHTMRANEAVKFALLVCEPHNFAFYEARGWHAFTGEMFCAQPSGQIRFEAMAPFVYDIVRAPRQGKIDLCGLPW, from the coding sequence ATGAGCATCGAAATCGACATCCTCAACGGCGATGCGTCATGGCAGCAGGCCGAGCCGCTGCATCGGGCGGTATGGCCCCGCGATGTCACCGCAAGGCAGCCGTGGGCGCACATCGAATGGGCCAATGCCGATCTGCGCGTACTGATCGACGCGCCCGATGGCAGCGGACTGGCGTGCCATGTCGGTATCTACTTCCGGACCGTCATCTGGAACGGCCACAAGGTGCATATCGGCGGCATCGGCGGGGTCTCGACCCGCACGGATTGCCGCAAGCGCGGCTATGCCAGCCTGGCGATCGACGCGGCCATCCACACCATGCGCGCCAACGAAGCAGTGAAATTTGCTCTGCTGGTCTGCGAGCCGCATAATTTCGCCTTCTACGAGGCGCGCGGCTGGCATGCTTTCACCGGCGAGATGTTTTGCGCGCAACCCTCCGGGCAGATCCGCTTCGAGGCGATGGCGCCCTTCGTCTACGACATCGTCCGCGCGCCGCGCCAGGGCAAGATCGACCTATGCGGCCTGCCGTGGTGA
- a CDS encoding MATE family efflux transporter, with product MTIEAAIDDVRPAATAPTAQVDALLTAPILPTLLKLALPNTIAMFGSTLVAVAETSYIGRLGTEPLAGIALVFPFAMLTQMMSAGAMGGGVSSAISRALGAGDRDRAADLALHAAIIGACAGLFFTVMMLGFGHVFYALLGGRGGVLEQSLHYSQVLFSGAVSIWLVNTLASVVRGTGDMRIPSLTLITVSIVQVAVGGALGLGLFGAPQLGMRGVASGQLTAYTLGAIFLAWYLASGRSRLTLDFSAFRFQRAMLLDILKVGAISCLSPLQSVLTILIFTKILAGFGTETLAGYGMGSRLEFLLIPIAFAVGVASVPMVGMAVGAGLVARARKVAWTAGTVAGLAVGLVGLVVALKPVLWIALFTRDPGVTAAASSYFALAGPAFGFFGVGVCLYFSSQGAAKVGGPVLAGTIRLAVVGIGGLWLAAAGAPAWTLFALVGGAMVAFGLATIISVRLTRWG from the coding sequence ATGACCATTGAAGCTGCGATCGACGATGTCCGTCCCGCCGCGACCGCGCCGACCGCGCAGGTCGATGCGCTGCTGACGGCGCCGATCCTGCCGACGCTGCTCAAGCTGGCGCTGCCCAACACCATCGCAATGTTCGGCTCGACATTGGTCGCGGTCGCCGAGACCTCCTATATCGGCCGGCTCGGCACCGAGCCGCTGGCCGGCATCGCGCTGGTGTTTCCGTTCGCGATGCTGACCCAGATGATGTCGGCCGGCGCGATGGGCGGCGGCGTGTCGTCAGCAATCAGCCGTGCGCTCGGCGCCGGCGACCGCGACCGCGCCGCCGATCTGGCGCTGCATGCGGCGATCATCGGCGCCTGCGCCGGATTGTTCTTCACCGTCATGATGCTCGGCTTCGGGCACGTCTTTTATGCACTGCTCGGCGGACGCGGCGGCGTGCTCGAGCAATCCCTGCATTATTCGCAGGTGCTGTTCTCCGGCGCGGTCTCGATCTGGCTGGTCAACACGCTCGCCTCCGTGGTGCGCGGCACCGGCGACATGCGAATCCCCTCGCTGACGCTGATCACGGTCTCGATCGTCCAGGTCGCGGTCGGCGGCGCGCTCGGCCTCGGCCTGTTCGGCGCACCGCAGCTCGGCATGCGCGGCGTCGCCTCCGGCCAGCTCACCGCCTATACGCTGGGCGCGATTTTCCTCGCCTGGTATCTCGCCAGCGGCCGCAGCCGCCTGACGCTGGATTTCTCCGCCTTCCGTTTCCAGCGCGCGATGTTGCTCGACATCCTCAAAGTGGGCGCGATCTCCTGCCTGTCGCCGCTGCAGAGCGTGCTGACGATCCTGATCTTCACAAAAATCCTCGCTGGCTTCGGCACCGAGACGCTGGCCGGCTACGGCATGGGCTCGCGGCTGGAATTTCTGCTGATCCCGATCGCCTTCGCGGTCGGCGTCGCCTCGGTGCCGATGGTCGGCATGGCCGTTGGCGCCGGTCTCGTGGCGCGGGCGCGCAAGGTGGCGTGGACTGCCGGCACCGTCGCCGGGCTCGCGGTCGGGCTGGTCGGGCTCGTGGTCGCGCTGAAGCCTGTGCTGTGGATCGCGCTGTTCACCCGCGATCCCGGCGTGACCGCGGCGGCCTCGTCCTATTTCGCATTGGCCGGCCCCGCCTTCGGCTTCTTCGGCGTCGGCGTCTGCCTTTACTTCTCGTCGCAAGGCGCGGCCAAGGTCGGCGGCCCGGTGCTGGCCGGCACCATCCGCCTTGCGGTGGTCGGCATCGGCGGCTTATGGCTCGCCGCCGCGGGCGCGCCAGCCTGGACGCTGTTCGCGCTGGTCGGCGGTGCCATGGTGGCGTTCGGTCTCGCCACGATCATCTCGGTTCGGCTGACCCGTTGGGGCTAG
- a CDS encoding DUF2147 domain-containing protein, with amino-acid sequence MACRSGFLIAIIAALLAMPHVHAQGAPEPTGVWQTQTGDARVRITKCGGGICGVIVSLREPIDPATGKPQVDNKNPNPALANRPMIGLPLFSGMHPAAAGKWSGQIYNADDGGTYASSITLTGDSSLRVEGCVGALCGGETWTRVGR; translated from the coding sequence ATGGCCTGCAGATCTGGATTTCTGATCGCAATCATTGCTGCGTTACTCGCTATGCCTCACGTGCACGCGCAAGGCGCGCCTGAGCCGACCGGCGTCTGGCAGACCCAGACCGGCGATGCGCGCGTCAGGATCACGAAATGCGGCGGCGGCATCTGCGGCGTGATCGTGTCGTTGCGCGAGCCGATCGACCCTGCGACCGGCAAACCGCAGGTCGACAACAAGAACCCCAATCCGGCGCTGGCCAACCGGCCGATGATCGGGCTGCCGCTGTTTTCAGGCATGCATCCGGCCGCCGCCGGCAAATGGTCGGGCCAGATCTACAACGCCGATGACGGCGGCACCTACGCCAGCAGCATCACGCTCACCGGCGACAGCTCGCTGCGCGTCGAAGGCTGCGTCGGCGCGCTGTGCGGTGGCGAGACCTGGACGCGGGTGGGACGGTAA